Proteins found in one Macrobrachium nipponense isolate FS-2020 chromosome 35, ASM1510439v2, whole genome shotgun sequence genomic segment:
- the LOC135208239 gene encoding uncharacterized protein LOC135208239 yields MSKQKAYAYCYSFVVGRSDECMHSSVGVGERCVVHFLVKIAEDWARIRETMVAHKISMTSETIRQFEQATHCKSCNIKFTNNTIKVRHHTHHKLTDNYVCTLCRKCNFNLKYAERTLPVLSHNLSYDAALILKEVATKHNFEILKRDGDTFYSLKTGNIRLMDSAHMIRGLLFSRVASHIKQKGALEITRQMLSKYPDECAKLVLGTGKQYYPYGYVTGFEVFQKLGIPPKVCFNSSMTGESIPCERYEHICKVWNAANCFNLLDYTVLYLLMDVGLLGGVYLAWRKAAYTQFGLDPVYYLMSTSLSLDALLHTASAPPPNFRWGTHQLITNNIRGGFCSVVQRHAIANNPELNPQFKAGD; encoded by the coding sequence ATGTCAAAGCAGAAAGCGTACGCATATTGTTATTCATTCGTCGTCGGCAGAAGTGATGAATGTATGCACAGCAGCGTAGGTGTAGGTGAACGTTGCGTCGTCCATTTTCTGGTAAAAATAGCTGAAGACTGGGCCAGGATACGTGAGACGATGGTGGCACACAAAATCAGCATGACCTCTGAAACAATCCGCCAGTTTGAACAGGCTACACACTGCAAAAGTTGCAACATTAAGTTCACCAATAACACTATCAAAGTGCGGcatcacacacaccacaaactGACGGACAACTATGTGTGCAcattatgcaggaagtgcaattttAATTTGAAGTATGCAGAAAGAACCTTACCAGTGTTATCACACAATTTGTCTTACGATGCTGCACTCATCTTGAAAGAAGTGGCCACCAAGCATAACTTCGAAATCTTGAAACGTGATGGAGACACATTTTATTCGCTTAAAACTGGCAACATCAGATTGATGGACAGTGCCCACATGATCAGAGGATTGCTTTTCAGTCGCGTGGCAAGTCACATCAAGCAGAAAGGAGCTTTGGAAATCACACGCCAGATGTTATCTAAATATCCCGACGAGTGCGCCAAACTAGTTTTGGGCacaggtaaacagtactacccttacggCTACGTCACAGGTTTTGAAGTGTTCCAAAAACTTGGCATCCCCCCAAAAGTGTGTTTCAATTCCTCAATGACAGGGGAAAGCATACCCTGTGAAAGATATGAACATATCTGCAAAGTGTGGAATGCTGCAAACTGTTTTAACTTACTGGATTACACCGTTTTATACCTTCTCATGGACGTGGGATTATTGGGGGGTGTTtacttagcttggaggaaggccgCTTATACACAGTTTGGACTGGACCCAGTTTACTATTTAATGTCTACCTCCCTCTCACTAGACGCTTTACTCCACACTGCGAGCGCGCCTCCACCTAATTTCCGATGGGGAACTCACCAACTGATCACTAATAACATCAGAGGCGGTTTCTGCAGTGTAGTCCAAAGGCACGCCATAGCGAACAACCCTGAGTTAAACCCACAATTTAAAGCTGGTGACTGA